The DNA segment ACGCACAACATGGTCATGCCGTCTTCGGCCAGGCCGATCATGGTGTCCAGCACCTCCTTGACCATCTCCGGGTCGAGGGCCGAGGTCGGCTCGTCGAACAGCATGATTTTCGGCTTCATGCACAGGGCACGGGCAATCGCCACGCGCTGTTGCTGGCCGCCCGACAATTGCCCCGGGAACTTGTGGGCCTGCTCCGGGATGCGCACGCGCTCCAGGTAGTGCATGGCGATTTCCTCGGCCTTGCGCTTGGGCATCTTGCGCACCCACATCGGCGCCAGCGTGCAGTTCTGCAGGATGGTCAGGTGCGGGAACAGGTTGAAGTGCTGGAACACCATGCCCACTTCCCGGCGCACGCTTTCGATCTGCTTGAGGTCATTGGTCAGTTCCACGCCATCGACCACGATGCGCCCCTGCTGGTGCTCTTCCAGGCGGTTGAGGCAGCGGATGGTGGTGGATTTGCCCGAACCGGACGGCCCGCACAGCACGATGCGCTCGCCCTGCTTGACGTTGAGGTTGATGTCTTTCAACACATGGAACTGGCCGTACCACTTGTTGACGCCCTGCATCTGGATAATGCCTTCAGGGCTCACCGGCTGTTTGATTGCTTCGCTCATCAAAAAACTCCTAACGCTTGTGGCCAGTGTCGAGCTTGTGTTCCAAATGAATGGAATAGCGCGACATACCAAAACAGAAAATCCAGAACACCAGGGCCGCGAACACATAGCCTTCAGTGGCCATGCCCAGCCATTTCGGGTCGGCGGCGGCTTGCTTGACGCTGTTGAGCAGGTCGAACAAGCCGATGATGATCACCAGGCTGGTGTCCTTGAACAGCGCAATAAACGTGTTGACGATGCCGGGGATCACCAGCTTCAGGGCTTGCGGCAGGATCACCAGGCCCATGCTGCGCCAGTAGCCCAGGCCCATCGCGGCGGCCGCTTCGTACTGCCCCTTGGGAATCGCCTGCAAGCCACCGCGCACCACTTCAGCCACATAGGCCGACTGGAACAGGATCACGCCGATCAGGGCCCGCAGCAGCTTGTCGATGCCCATGCCTTCAGGCAGGAACAGCGGCAGCATCACCGACGACATGAACAGCACGGTAATCAACGGCACGCCGCGCCAGAACTCGATGAAGGTCACGCACACCACACGAATCGCCGGCATGTTCGAGCGTCGCCCCAGCGCCAGCACAATCCCCAGGGGCAAGGCCCCGGCGATGCCGACGGTGGCGATGACCAGGGTCAGCATCAGGCCGCCCCATTGGCTGGTGGCGACGTTGGTCAGGCCGAAGATCCCGCCGTGCAGCAGGAAGAAGGCGATGATCGGGTACAGCACCAGAAAGCCCAGGCCGTAGACCGCCTTGCGCTGAAACCGCGAGATAAACAGCGGGGCCACGCCAATCACCGCCAGCCACACGGTGAAGTCCACGCGCCAGCGCAGGTCGCCGGGATAGTAGCCGTACATGAACTGCCCGAAGCGCTGTTGGATAAACACCCAGCAGGCGCCTTCCTTGGTGCAGTCGGCGCGGGTGGTGCCGACCCAGTTGGCGTCGAGGATCGCCCACTGCAGGATCGGCGGCACCACCAGGTACACCAGGTAGAACGCCAGCAAGGTCAGCAGGGTATTGAGCCAACTGGAAAACAGGTTGGCGCGCATCCATGCCATCGGGCCGAAGACTTTGTTCGGCGGCGGCATATCAGGTTTGAAAGTATGGGAAGTCATGCGGGTGTCCTCACCGTTCGATCAGCGCAATGCGCTTGTTGTACCCGTTCATCAGCAGGGAAATGCTGATGCTGATTGCCAGGTACACGCTCATGGTGATGGCAATGACCTCGATGGCCTGGCCGGTCTGGTTGAGCACCGTGCCGGCAAACAGCGAAACCATTTCCGGGTAACCGATACCGGCGGCCAGGGACGAGTTTTTCGCCAGGTTCAGGTATTGGCTGGTCAGCGGCGGGATGATCACCCGCAGGGCTTGCGGGATGATGACCTTGCGCAGCGTGGGCCCGGGGCGCATGCCCAGGGAGCGCGCGGCTTCGGTCTGGCCGTGGCTGACCGACTTGATGCCCGAACGCACGATCTCGGCAATAAACGCTGCTGTGTAAACCGTGAGCGCCAGGGTCAGCGCCAGCAGCTCGGGGATCAGAACCCAGCCGCCGACGAAGTTGAAGCCCTTGAGTTCCGGCATTTGCCAATGCACGGGCGCACCAAACAGCAACGTGCACAACGCCGGGATCACCAGGAACAGCCCCAGACCCGCCCAGAACTTGTGGAACGGCACGCCGGTGGCTTCAAAGCGTTTATTGGCCCAACGGCTCATCAACACAATGGCAGTGATCGCCAGCACCACACTGCCGACAAACGGCCAGAACCCATCGGCCGCGACGGCCGCCGGCATGTTCAGGCCACGGCTGCTGACAAAGAAGGTGTCGCTGAAGTTATGGCTGTTGCGCGGCCCCGGCATGGTCAGGAACACCGCGAAATACCAGAACAGGATTTGCAGCAGCGGCGGAATATTGCGAAACACCTCCACATACACCGTCGCCAGTTTGCTGATGATCCAGTTCGGTGACAGCCGGGCCACGCCGATGATAAACCCGAGGATGGTGGCCAGGACCACACCGATCACGGTGACCAGCAAGGTGTTGAGCAGACCGATCACAAAGACCCGGGCATAGCTGTCCGATTCGGTGTAGTCGATCAAATGTTGAGCGATGCCGAAACCGGCGCTGCGCTCCAGGAAGTCGAAGCCGGAGGTAATGCCCCGGTGCTGAAGATTGGTTTGCGTGTTGTTGAACAGGTACCAGCCCAACGCGACCACCGCCACGATGGTGATGATCTGGAACAGCCACGCACGCACTTTTGGATCACTGAAGCTGAGCTTCTGTTTTGGTGCGCCGATTTGAGTTTGCATTAAGTGCCCCGCAAAAAATGGAACAGAACATCACCCGGCGGTTGGCCCACCGGGTGATAGAACCATCAGCGATCAGCGCACAGGAGGTGCGTATTGAATGCCACCGTTGTTCCACAGCGCGTTCAGGCCACGGTCGATTTCCAGCGGGGTGCTCTTGCCCAGGTTGCGCTCGAACACTTCACCGTAGTTACCGACCTGCTTGACGATCTGGACCACCCAGTCCTTCTTCACTTTCAAGTCTTTGCCGTATTCGCCGTCAGCGCCCAGCAGACGGGCAACGTCCGGGTTCTTGGTGGCCTTGGCTTCAGCCTCGACGTTTTTCGAGGTGATACCGGCTTCTTCAGCGTTGAGCATGGCGTAGCCCACCCAGCGCACGATGGCCAGCCACTCGTCGTCGCCATTACGCACGACCGGGCCCAGGGGCTCCTTGGAAATGGTTTCCGGGAGGACCACGTAGTCTTTCGGCGCGGCCAGCTTGCTGCGCTGGGCGAACAGTTGCGACTTGTCGGAGGTCAGCACGTCGCAGCGCCCGGACTCCAGGGACTTGGCGCTTTCATCGGAGGTGTCGAAGGTGATCGGGGTGTACTTGAGGTTGTTGCCACGGAAGTAGTCGGAAACGTTCAGCTCGGTGGTGGTACCGGCCTGGATGCAGATGGTTGCACCGTCCAGTTCCTTGGCACTTTTCACGCCCAGCTTGTTGTTGACCAAAAAGCCGATGCCGTCGTAGTAGGTGATGAACCCCGGGAATTTCAGGCCCATGCCCGCATCGCGGGAGCTGGTCATGGTGGTATTGCGCGAGAGGATGTCGACTTCGCCAGACTGCAGCGCGGTGAAACGCTCCTTGGCATTCAATTGGCTGAACTTGACCTTGGTCGCGTCGCCGAACACCGCAGCGGCCACGGCGCGGCAGTAGTCAGCGTCAATCCCGAGGATCTTGCCGCTGGCATCCGGCACCGAGAAACCCGGCAGGCCGTCGCTGACGCCACATTGCACAAACCCTTTCTTCTGCACTGCATCCAGGGTGGCACCGGCCTGGGCCAGACCACTGATCCCCAATACGGTCGCCGCAGTCACGATGGCCAGGGTGGACTTCAATACCTTCATTCAAACCTCCAGTTGCTCTTGTTGTGTCGGAGCTCGAACCTCTGCGCACCCTTATGAGGCGATATCGACCCGTGTTGGCTTTTTTTGGGGTCAAGCAGCAAGAGGCTGTCGCTGTCATTGCAGCGGCTATCCCAGAGGCGGTAGTCACTGATAGTGTTACCGTTCCCGGATAGTTCTGACATCAACCTACACATAGCAAGCGCCGTACCAGAGTGTCAGCTGAGTCGTTTCAGCCCAGGATCAATCGCAAAACAGTCAACCATGCGACATCTTGTTAACTGAGCCGCCTTGCACGAACTGCCTTGTCGCATCTCTTCGGCGCGCACGCACATTTATGGAGCAAACATGACCGACCCCTTGATTCTTCAGCCCGCCAAGCCCGCAGACGCCTGCGTAATCTGGTTGCATGGCCTGGGTGCCGATCGCTACGACTTCTTGCCAGTGGCGGAGGCGTTGCAGGAAACCTTGCTGTCCACGCGCTTTGTATTGCCCCAGGCTCCGACCCGTGCGGTGAGCATCAATGGCGGCTACGAGATGCCAAGCTGGTACGACATATTGGCCATGACCCCGGCACGGGCCATCAGCCGTGAACAGCTGGATGAGTCGGCAAAAATGGTCATTGATTTGATCGACCAACAAAAAGCCAGCGGAATAGACGCCTCGCGCATTTTCCTTGCCGGCTTCTCCCAAGGCGGCGCGGTGGTCCTGCACGCCGCCTTTATGAAATGGCAGGGGGCCTTGGGTGGCGTGCTTGCCCTCTCCACTTATGCACCGACGTTCAGCGATGAACTGGAACTGTCCGCCAGCCAGCAGCGCATTCCGGCCCTGTGCCTGCACGGCCAGTACGATGAAGTGGTGCAGAACGCCATGGGCCGCAGCGCCTATGAGCATTTAAAGCAGCAGGGTGTCACCGTGACATGGCAAGAATACCCAATGGGTCACGAAGTGTTACCCGAAGAGATCCGCGATATCGGTCAATGGCTAAGCCAGCGCCTTGGCTAAAAAACCGCCATTGTGTAGCCGCGTGTCCAACGCACTACGCCGCGCCCGATTCTTGCATTACACTGGCCGGCGTACATTCCTTAACCAATTGATGAGATGACCGTGCTCAAAGCACTCAAGAAGATGTTCGGTAAAAGCGAGACTGAACCACTCGCCCCTGTTCCCAGCGCCCCGGCCCAAACTTCCGGCAGCCGCAATGACGGTAAACAGCCTGGCCGAACCGCGCCCGTTGCCTCGCCAAAACCAGCGCCTGCCACGCCTGCCGCCCCGGCTCCAGCCGCCCAGCCCGTAGAAGAACCACCGCGCGTAGAAAAACCGCGCCGCGAACGTGCGCCAAAACCGGTGGTAAAGCCGTGGAAACTGGAAGACTTCGTGGTTGAGCCCCAAGAGGGCAAGACCCGCTTTCACGACTTCAAGCTGGCCCCGGAACTGATGCATGCCATCCAGGACCTGGGCTTTCCATACTGCACGCCGATCCAGGCCCAGGTACTAGGCTTCACCCTGGCCGGCAAAGACGCCATTGGCCGCGCCCAGACCGGTACCGGCAAGACCGCAGCGTTCCTGATCTCGATCATTACCCAGCTGCTGCAAACCCCGCCGCCCAAAGAGCGCTACATGGGCGAGCCACGGGCACTGATCATCGCCCCGACCCGGGAGCTGGTGGTGCAGATCGCCAAGGATGCCGCCGACCTGACCAAGTACACCGGCCTCAACGTCATGACGTTTGTGGGCGGCATGGACTTCGACAAACAGCTCAAGCACCTGGAAGCGCGGCACTGCGACATCCTGGTCGCCACCCCGGGCCGTTTGCTGGACTTCAACCAGCGTGGTGACGTGCACCTGGACATGGTTGAAGTGATGGTGCTGGACGAAGCCGACCGGATGCTCGACATGGGGTTTATCCCACAAGTGCGTCAGATCATTCGCCAGACCCCACCGAAAAACGAACGCCAGACCCTGCTGTTCTCCGCGACCTTCACCGAAGACGTGATGAACCTCGCCAAGCAGTGGACCACCGACCCGTCCATCGTCGAGATCGAGGCGCTGAACGTCGCCAGCGAAAACGTCGAACAGCATATCTATGCGGTGGCCGGTGCCGACAAATACAAGCTGCTCTACAACCTGGTCAACGACAACGGTTGGGAGCGGGTCATGGTATTTGCCAACCGCAAGGACGAAGTGCGGCGCATTGAAGAACGCCTGGTTCGCGACGGCGTCAATGCCGCGCAACTGTCCGGCGACGTGCCGCAGCACAAACGCATCAAGACCCTGGAAGGCTTTCGCGAAGGCAAGATCCGCGTGCTGGTGGCCACCGATGTGGCAGGCCGCGGGATTCATATCGACGGCATCAGCCACGTGATCAACTTCACCCTGCCGGAAGTGCCGGACGACTACGTACACCGTATCGGCCGTACCGGGCGTGCAGGCGCTGCCGGTGTGTCGATCAGCTTTGCCGGGGAAGACGACTCGTATCAATTGCCGTCGATCGAAACCTTGCTGGGCCGCAAGATCAGCTGCGAAACGCCGCCGACGCACTTGCTGCGTCCCGTAGAGCGTAAACGCCCTTAAGCTGGAATGCGGTAAAAGATGTGGGAGCGGGATTGCTCGCGAACGCAGTGAATCAGTCAATATGTCCAGAGACTGACACACCGCATTCGCGAGCAAGCCCGCTCCCACATTTGCTTTCAGCGCTTTCACATTCAAGGAGGAACACATGAACCAGGCCGACTACATCATCATCGGCGGCGGTATTGCCGGTGCCTCCGCCGGTTACTGGCTGTCCCGACACGCCCGCGTCATCGTGCTGGAGCGTGAGTCCATGCCGGGCTATCACTCCACTGGCCGCTCGGCCGCGCTGTATATCGCCGCCTACGGTACCCCGCAAGTGCGCGCCTTGACCCTGGGCAGCCGCGACTTCTTCGATCACCCGCCCGCTGGTTTCAGCGAGCATCCGTTGCTCACGCCCCGTGGCGAACTGCTGGTGGACCTGCTGGGCGATCCTGACGAACTGCAGCGCCAATACCTGAGTGCCAAGGCCCTGGTACCCGAGACGCAGCTGCTGAGTGCCGAGGAGGCGCTGCACAGGCTGCCGATCCTGCGCCCGGAAAAAGTCCACGGGGCGATCTACGACCCGACGGTCTGCGACATCGACACCGACGCGCTGTACCAAGGCTATCTACGTGGTATCCGGCGCAATGGCGGAGAAATCCACACCGACAATGAAGTGCAGAAACTGACCCGCGACGGCGAGGGCCAGTGGCACGTGCGCACTTCGCAACAACGCTTCAGCGCCCCGGTGATCCTCAATGCCGCCGGCGCCTGGGCCGACACCATTGGCGAGCTGGCCGGAGCGCGGAAGATCGGCCTGCAACCCAAGCGGCGCAGCGCCTTTATCTTCGCGCCCCCCGCCGAGGTGAATAGCCACACCTGGCCGGAACTGGCGGCCCTCGACGGCTCGTTCTACATGAAGCCCGACGCCGGCATGTTCCTCGGCTCACCGGCCAATGCCGACCCGGTGGCGCCCCACGACGTGCAACCCGAAGAGCTGGACATTGCCACGGGCATCTATCACATCGAACAAGCCACCACCCTGAGCATCCGCCGCCCGACCCGCACCTGGGCAGGGTTGCGCAGCTTTGTCAGCGATGGCGACCTGGTGTGCGGGTTCGATCCACAGGTCGAGGGTTTATTCTGGGTAGCGGCCCAGGGCGGTTATGGCATCCAGACCTCACCGGCGATGGGCCAGGCCAGTGCGGCATTGGTTCGCCACCTGGCGTTACCCGAGGCGTTGCAGCGTGCCGGCCTGACGGAGGCGATGTTATCGCCCCGGCGCCTGGGTTGATTGCAGGCACGGTGCCCTGCTGGATCATCCTTGATACAACTGCGCAATGATGGGCTGGCGAATGCGCGACGCCTCGTCTCTGAATGCCTGGTAATAGCCTGCACTGCTGGCCGGCATATCCACCAGGCGACTGCCCGTGGCTTGCGGCTGGGGATGGGCCGAACCGGGAGCACCTGGCACGGGTTGGGCAGGATCGCCACCACCCGAGCCTGCCGATGTGGTTCTGGCCTCTACCGAGCGACCAAAGTTGGTACTTCTCAATACGAAACGGGTGACCCCGTAAATCTTGCTGAAGCTAGTGATTCCCTGTTTATCGGTGAACTTATAGCTCAAGCCCAGCATCCGCTTGCCAGCCGCCAGAAAGCTGGCCCCCAGTGGGGCGTCAAAAAAGCTGCTGTACTTGACAAAGTCCTTGGCCGTGCTGGCCTTGAGAGCCGCAGTGTAGGCCATACTTGCCGACGTGTAGGCCCCCGCAAAGCTAACTACCCATGACGCCACAGAGAACCCGAAAGATGCCCACCCCAGGTTTTGGATGTGGTGCGAACGGTCCCAACCCATCGCCCTGTCGACCTCAGCGATACTCAAGGCTGCGACACTAAGCGTTCCCCCAACCACCCCCAACGATGCAGCCCCCAGCAGCGCCGCCTTGGAAGCAACAACCATCCCCGCCGCAGATGCCGCCGCCGTTCCAGCTGCCGCCGCATATGCCGCTACCGCGGTAACAAATCCGGGAGCCGCAAAACCTACCGTCACTATCGACAACACCAGCGCAACTCCGGTCAATACCCACTTCAACCAGTTCGGCAACAACCCGCTGGGGTCCATTAGGTTGACCGGATTACCAGCACAGTAGGCATAGCTGTTGATCCCCCCCTCGTCAAAAGGGCTCAGCGGATCAGGCTGCAAGAACATCATCAGGTGAGGATCGTAGACCCGTTGACCGTTGCCGAGAAAGTAGAGGTTGATCGCCGCATCCAGCCGTTGACCATTCAACGCCGGCAGTTGCAGATCAGCCATGCTACGGACCTTGCCGTCATCCAGCGGGATTTTCGTATCGCCGTAGGGCGTGTAGTGTCGCCGCACATGGGCCTGGCCTGGGGCCGATACGCCGCGCACACTACCGCTGGCATCGTTCATATGCAGTTGCAGCCCGTCGACGCCCCCGCTGCGTGCCATCACCTCATCCCCGCCGTCGGCGTAGCGGATCTTTTTATTGCCTTCAACCAGAGTCTCCAGCCGGTCGCCGGCGTATGCCAGCATCACCGGCGGCTCACTGCCCCGGGACGCCAGTACCTGGCGGGCCTCGGCATCGTATTGGTAGCTGTACTTGAGGGGACCGGCCTGCACTGTGGTCAACTGCTCAAAACCATTGTAGGTATAGGCCTGGCCCGCCGGGTGTGCCTGCAAGTTGCCCGCCGCGTCATACGTCAGTGTGACATCCTGCGCCGGGCGTGTATGGGTCAGCCGGGTCAGTTGAGTGGGATCGGCACCGGTAAAATAACGCTCGCAGGTGTCTTGCGTGCTGTCGGCAAACGTCGTGACAACCCGAGTAATGTTATTGAGGCTGTCAAAGCTGAAATCCTGCCCGACAATGCCACGCCCCAGATGATCCTTGGGGTGTTCGGGCCCCGTGCAGCGATAGGTCTTGAGCCGCAGAAAGGCATCGTAGGTGAAGGTCTCGCCGATCACCAGGCGTGAGCCGGCGTCCTTGAGTTCCCGTGTCGCCAACATACTGTTGAGGTGATACGTGCTGGTCATGACCTGGAACAGCGCACCGTTCTGCTCGAAGCGGCGCTCGGCTTCCCGACCCAGCGAGTCATAGGACAGCTTGGTAACGACTCGCGTGCTTTCATAGGCGGTGCTCAGGACATGCGGCCGGCCCAATGTATCGTAGGTTTGCTCGATGACCATGGCGCCAGTGGTCATCTTGGAGAACCGCCCGAACACATCGTACTCAAGCTGGCTGGACTGGCCGTCGGCGGAAGTTTGCTGCAGCAGGCGCCCGCCAGGGGAATAGCCATACTGCGAGGTCAGGACGTTGCCGTTGGCGGTTTGGATATCCTTTTCAGGACGGCCGTTGGCATCCATAACGAACTCATGGATCAAGCCATTGGTCTCGGAACGTGTCATAGCACCGGTAACCGGGTCATGCCGGTAGGTGCTCGCCGGATGGTCCGACATCTCAATCCGAGTCGGCACATCCAACTCTGTGTCATAAGTCAGGGTCTGGCGAACCCCACGGGAGGAAACCATGGTGAACGGTTCCATCTCTCCGGCCTTGTACTCCCAGGTCGTGGCCTGCCCCAATGCCCCACGCGTCTGGCTGGTCATTCTGCCGAGGCTATCGTAGGTACGGGCCCCCAGCCGCTTGTTGTCGACCGTAAAAGCACTGGCCAATTCACTGCTGGTGCCGGGGGCGTAATCCGTTTTACGCAGCCGATGAGGAGTGCCATCTATTGGTTTTTGAAGGGTCGTCAGCACCCGGTCGAACACGTCATAGGTCAGCTCAGTGGACGTTTTATTGACATCCACTGCCGTCACGCAGCGCCCCAAGCCATCGTAGGTATACGACGCCAGCTCCACTTTATTATTGTTGGCATCCAGGCGCTCCACCTTCATTGGCTGGTTATGCGTATTGAAATAGGTCAACAGCCGTTCACCGCCAACCACGCCCTCCTCGGTAAGATTGAGCCGCGGGTCATACTCGTTGATGACAACACGGCCATCGGCGTGGGTGACGCGGCTGGCGTTGCCCCACTTACTGTAGGAGTGGACGCTGCGCAACGAGCGTTGCCCGTTGGTCACGTAGTCGCTCTTGACCACTTCCACAGTTTGCCCAAGCGCGTCATAACGCCAAGTGCAGGCGACTCGCTCCTGGCTCGAGCCGATCAATTGTGCTTCGG comes from the Pseudomonas shahriarae genome and includes:
- a CDS encoding amino acid ABC transporter ATP-binding protein, with product MSEAIKQPVSPEGIIQMQGVNKWYGQFHVLKDINLNVKQGERIVLCGPSGSGKSTTIRCLNRLEEHQQGRIVVDGVELTNDLKQIESVRREVGMVFQHFNLFPHLTILQNCTLAPMWVRKMPKRKAEEIAMHYLERVRIPEQAHKFPGQLSGGQQQRVAIARALCMKPKIMLFDEPTSALDPEMVKEVLDTMIGLAEDGMTMLCVTHEMGFARTVANRVIFMDKGEIVEQAAPNDFFDNPQNERTKLFLSQILH
- a CDS encoding amino acid ABC transporter permease, translating into MTSHTFKPDMPPPNKVFGPMAWMRANLFSSWLNTLLTLLAFYLVYLVVPPILQWAILDANWVGTTRADCTKEGACWVFIQQRFGQFMYGYYPGDLRWRVDFTVWLAVIGVAPLFISRFQRKAVYGLGFLVLYPIIAFFLLHGGIFGLTNVATSQWGGLMLTLVIATVGIAGALPLGIVLALGRRSNMPAIRVVCVTFIEFWRGVPLITVLFMSSVMLPLFLPEGMGIDKLLRALIGVILFQSAYVAEVVRGGLQAIPKGQYEAAAAMGLGYWRSMGLVILPQALKLVIPGIVNTFIALFKDTSLVIIIGLFDLLNSVKQAAADPKWLGMATEGYVFAALVFWIFCFGMSRYSIHLEHKLDTGHKR
- a CDS encoding amino acid ABC transporter permease; amino-acid sequence: MQTQIGAPKQKLSFSDPKVRAWLFQIITIVAVVALGWYLFNNTQTNLQHRGITSGFDFLERSAGFGIAQHLIDYTESDSYARVFVIGLLNTLLVTVIGVVLATILGFIIGVARLSPNWIISKLATVYVEVFRNIPPLLQILFWYFAVFLTMPGPRNSHNFSDTFFVSSRGLNMPAAVAADGFWPFVGSVVLAITAIVLMSRWANKRFEATGVPFHKFWAGLGLFLVIPALCTLLFGAPVHWQMPELKGFNFVGGWVLIPELLALTLALTVYTAAFIAEIVRSGIKSVSHGQTEAARSLGMRPGPTLRKVIIPQALRVIIPPLTSQYLNLAKNSSLAAGIGYPEMVSLFAGTVLNQTGQAIEVIAITMSVYLAISISISLLMNGYNKRIALIER
- a CDS encoding amino acid ABC transporter substrate-binding protein — translated: MKVLKSTLAIVTAATVLGISGLAQAGATLDAVQKKGFVQCGVSDGLPGFSVPDASGKILGIDADYCRAVAAAVFGDATKVKFSQLNAKERFTALQSGEVDILSRNTTMTSSRDAGMGLKFPGFITYYDGIGFLVNNKLGVKSAKELDGATICIQAGTTTELNVSDYFRGNNLKYTPITFDTSDESAKSLESGRCDVLTSDKSQLFAQRSKLAAPKDYVVLPETISKEPLGPVVRNGDDEWLAIVRWVGYAMLNAEEAGITSKNVEAEAKATKNPDVARLLGADGEYGKDLKVKKDWVVQIVKQVGNYGEVFERNLGKSTPLEIDRGLNALWNNGGIQYAPPVR
- a CDS encoding alpha/beta hydrolase — protein: MTDPLILQPAKPADACVIWLHGLGADRYDFLPVAEALQETLLSTRFVLPQAPTRAVSINGGYEMPSWYDILAMTPARAISREQLDESAKMVIDLIDQQKASGIDASRIFLAGFSQGGAVVLHAAFMKWQGALGGVLALSTYAPTFSDELELSASQQRIPALCLHGQYDEVVQNAMGRSAYEHLKQQGVTVTWQEYPMGHEVLPEEIRDIGQWLSQRLG
- the rhlB gene encoding ATP-dependent RNA helicase RhlB, with amino-acid sequence MTVLKALKKMFGKSETEPLAPVPSAPAQTSGSRNDGKQPGRTAPVASPKPAPATPAAPAPAAQPVEEPPRVEKPRRERAPKPVVKPWKLEDFVVEPQEGKTRFHDFKLAPELMHAIQDLGFPYCTPIQAQVLGFTLAGKDAIGRAQTGTGKTAAFLISIITQLLQTPPPKERYMGEPRALIIAPTRELVVQIAKDAADLTKYTGLNVMTFVGGMDFDKQLKHLEARHCDILVATPGRLLDFNQRGDVHLDMVEVMVLDEADRMLDMGFIPQVRQIIRQTPPKNERQTLLFSATFTEDVMNLAKQWTTDPSIVEIEALNVASENVEQHIYAVAGADKYKLLYNLVNDNGWERVMVFANRKDEVRRIEERLVRDGVNAAQLSGDVPQHKRIKTLEGFREGKIRVLVATDVAGRGIHIDGISHVINFTLPEVPDDYVHRIGRTGRAGAAGVSISFAGEDDSYQLPSIETLLGRKISCETPPTHLLRPVERKRP
- a CDS encoding NAD(P)/FAD-dependent oxidoreductase: MNQADYIIIGGGIAGASAGYWLSRHARVIVLERESMPGYHSTGRSAALYIAAYGTPQVRALTLGSRDFFDHPPAGFSEHPLLTPRGELLVDLLGDPDELQRQYLSAKALVPETQLLSAEEALHRLPILRPEKVHGAIYDPTVCDIDTDALYQGYLRGIRRNGGEIHTDNEVQKLTRDGEGQWHVRTSQQRFSAPVILNAAGAWADTIGELAGARKIGLQPKRRSAFIFAPPAEVNSHTWPELAALDGSFYMKPDAGMFLGSPANADPVAPHDVQPEELDIATGIYHIEQATTLSIRRPTRTWAGLRSFVSDGDLVCGFDPQVEGLFWVAAQGGYGIQTSPAMGQASAALVRHLALPEALQRAGLTEAMLSPRRLG
- a CDS encoding RHS repeat domain-containing protein yields the protein MNVYSNAFNFSSYLNGSVDPRTGQYGAQINLAQLSPEGPLEVSRSIVLLFSMFEPGRVPYGLGWRLSNTEFDLSSAQLTLISGERFKTQGMPSVGGTMVFKDRKLKDLVVRRTNETTLHVIYRDGTIEVLERTSSTLPYRITSIRFENGEVFRFGYAPGGSLERILNHKQEELLLLTYASGRLQTADRRVEGGRYARTRFTQINDRLTGVTAPYDRSGAPGVAAYTFVYRTPFRNGLVAIERVQTPMGGTEQINYTENGHQYGNNQFIPRVSSWTQTPGANQPPMIRTYDYSPGQNFTGFPYAGGFKEGEDNLYLISGAYDYWTEEKSIDAANNNTVLSVTRTTYNKFHLLTEKQVLREGTRSKVNITYNTLPGLFPSQPANFQLPKTVTNRYELVAGGTSREEIQQIETDDYGNELSRTEPSGIRTEYSYYPIAGESGKCPADPHKLFQRYLKQERLVPVGGTPTARLTEYTHTRVPQTGSSYFVLQQSSSQAGVLVMQQTYYETPVALAGRLKSSTSTVGGQLLTSDFSYVIEGDNLIETRRLKGREEQGNQWLEAKRTLSMVSRRLLSLTRDGGSTMGLAYDVNGRLTAETVALGAPQKATRQYAYHFAEENKRAHLITADAQGNKTITYYDGAGRQVSEAQLIGSSQERVACTWRYDALGQTVEVVKSDYVTNGQRSLRSVHSYSKWGNASRVTHADGRVVINEYDPRLNLTEEGVVGGERLLTYFNTHNQPMKVERLDANNNKVELASYTYDGLGRCVTAVDVNKTSTELTYDVFDRVLTTLQKPIDGTPHRLRKTDYAPGTSSELASAFTVDNKRLGARTYDSLGRMTSQTRGALGQATTWEYKAGEMEPFTMVSSRGVRQTLTYDTELDVPTRIEMSDHPASTYRHDPVTGAMTRSETNGLIHEFVMDANGRPEKDIQTANGNVLTSQYGYSPGGRLLQQTSADGQSSQLEYDVFGRFSKMTTGAMVIEQTYDTLGRPHVLSTAYESTRVVTKLSYDSLGREAERRFEQNGALFQVMTSTYHLNSMLATRELKDAGSRLVIGETFTYDAFLRLKTYRCTGPEHPKDHLGRGIVGQDFSFDSLNNITRVVTTFADSTQDTCERYFTGADPTQLTRLTHTRPAQDVTLTYDAAGNLQAHPAGQAYTYNGFEQLTTVQAGPLKYSYQYDAEARQVLASRGSEPPVMLAYAGDRLETLVEGNKKIRYADGGDEVMARSGGVDGLQLHMNDASGSVRGVSAPGQAHVRRHYTPYGDTKIPLDDGKVRSMADLQLPALNGQRLDAAINLYFLGNGQRVYDPHLMMFLQPDPLSPFDEGGINSYAYCAGNPVNLMDPSGLLPNWLKWVLTGVALVLSIVTVGFAAPGFVTAVAAYAAAAGTAAASAAGMVVASKAALLGAASLGVVGGTLSVAALSIAEVDRAMGWDRSHHIQNLGWASFGFSVASWVVSFAGAYTSASMAYTAALKASTAKDFVKYSSFFDAPLGASFLAAGKRMLGLSYKFTDKQGITSFSKIYGVTRFVLRSTNFGRSVEARTTSAGSGGGDPAQPVPGAPGSAHPQPQATGSRLVDMPASSAGYYQAFRDEASRIRQPIIAQLYQG